The following are from one region of the Capsicum annuum cultivar UCD-10X-F1 chromosome 1, UCD10Xv1.1, whole genome shotgun sequence genome:
- the LOC107842579 gene encoding cysteine-tryptophan domain-containing zinc finger protein 7 has protein sequence MSWGNSRVEMMEELELEEGEACHYKDAEDTSIDPDIALSYIDEKLQSVLGHFQKDFEGGVSSENLGAKFGGYGSFLQTFQPSPSILSQPRTPQISQTQGQSRSPNYFPSEGPPQNSMPVSDPPSTRRNGTAGSRDGHTLHDSRVFCGDDSTRQDSCFSAQESNKFPAKHEVSMIKSRNPTDQRTLKLRIRVGSDKTTQKSTALHTSLGLISPSSSPENSPTESAGMLSKFQEIHSDSPASILQTMTSFPVAGSVLLSPLHEKLLTLSRNEKLFEENEHAATAKDANPQSVMSANSSTARLEDGDFLIRKKTNSGGKSEFVEEPNSEVRNDTMSLFQKNLGIESLENRRCFSNDVNQRVMPDIVCDTHESVKGAGGAPDAKKITEKEVPMKKREINRLKDELFGSDLDKDDSVESLSDLSGDKDEHQEVRSRSVELQLKSFQTNASVDSMEGGRSKCSRSVPSFRADSDISESERDSSGAFSLRKKAVMKAASHKPDQPRMPHTEKQLSEGKKKLAEHQRSLKPAADVAEVKGVSATLKNKKSSKKDVPVAHVFDAQLEKPTNQLDSLGRPPSDKLKKSKLEARKGQHASSAKSKQMPNKKVDSHVACATPMKDPSAVGIQGAKELTSGAEPAVEAVVIEEDWVACDKCEKWRLLPYGTKPEQLPERWMCSMLYWLPGMNHCDISEEETTRALHALYQMPLPDNLNGLQNHAGRSASGVISADMHGLGSNSQIAGFYMANGGKKKHKLRETPNTTSNHGPMLTTNSNLQHELIKSRSLKNVNQPIAESNSISKSSAQIPVKSSDVLGKHLNTPKERMANGGEKPKKKSKRESDQYDQRDLKKLKIKSDQAFVATKEVVTGIQDYHERGDLKETMPGLAERSQILEKKHGNRVRDSRDSGSIDLKTNIGREISVKKRKLRDQGYIMNSQSNGNQLGDSDGNALVGEVSGESGFRKQKKPKVFYSEKKESSTCKGEEKSSRIRATITKIVLPGTRDFPRDRSVEREHQTKKPRVKVQSRLTMEDIDSLKKDLGSEQLSTAATSSSSKVSDSRKRRANHQVKGSPVGSVSSSPLRMFITSKASPARRDSSGRDDAPLDDVGCSRKYLDGDGGFESDKSRILIKGKRPGVPHPEVYESSLLDFRGTDAREKIESCVVHSSEVGNSHMGNSNVDVLEECSPYMTEKHAAYCSDGNGRVSKKHVSMLNEHKSVKNSSFQCKVKGGNAGFNTQRVEENISGQLGSKEVLNSKIDHNNLDSSTKSVKNNQKINNKDPTHCSGSRKEHRLKHDCIGSTTKLNSVCDMEGKVLTKQKAHQEIDARIATNGRSTQTESRDPRSQVGVHTEDKLGTSVIKSKPASGSQKGSFKDVGMANTSVSARVSSMLKDPGIGMCQNVSHNNMGHLEPDHCAVQESSGPTPSKRETSSQTASIVLRKAEELRDFADRLKNSGLHDDYNQAYFQAALKFLQGASLLESSNAESSKSGEMNQLQIYNITAKLCETCALEYEKRDETATAALAYKCMEVAYMRVVYCKNMSLSRIWHDLQASLQVPPQGESPSSSASDVDNTHNQTVAEKTALSRGSGSNAGSHVIAPRNRPSFVRLLDLTKDVNSAMEASRKAQNAFAAATNLEEAENKDAFISVKRVIDFSFQDVEELIHLVEQAIEAINHNGFGGGRG, from the exons ATGAGTTGGGGAAATAGTAGGGTGGAGATGATGGAagaacttgaacttgaagaagGAGAAGCATGTCACTACAAAGATGCTGAGGATACAAGCATTGACCCTGACATAGCCCTCTCTTACATT GATGAGAAGCTTCAAAGTGTCTTGGGTCATTTTCAGAAAGATTTTGAAGGAGGCGTTTCTTCTGAGAATTTGG GGGCAAAATTTGGTGGGTATGGTTCATTTTTACAGACTTTTCAGCCCTCCCCTTCAATTCTATCTCAGCCAAGAACTCCACAGATATCTCAAACTCAAGGCCAATCAAGATCACCTAACTATTTTCCCTCTGAG GGACCTCCTCAGAACTCAATGCCTGTGTCTGATCCTCCTTCAACTCGGAGGAATGGTACAGCTGGTTCTCGCGATGGTCATACCTTGCATGATTCAAGGGTGTTTTGTGGGGATGATTCCACAAgacaagattcatgcttttctgCTCAAGAATCTAATAAGTTCCCTGCAAAACATGAAGTTTCTATGATTAAGTCACGTAATCCCACTGATCAGAGAACACTCAAACTTCGGATTAGGGTTGGTTCTGATAAGACAACTCAGAAAAGTACTGCTTTACACACTAGTCTTGGGCTTATCTCTCCCTCTTCATCACCGGAAAATAGTCCTACTGAGAGTGCTGGAATGTTGtccaagtttcaagaaattcacagTGATTCTCCAGCCAGCATCCTTCAG ACTATGACTTCTTTCCCAGTTGCTGGAAGTGTGCTGCTTTCACCTCTCCATGAGAAATTATTGACTTTGTCAAGAAATGAAAAACTTTTTGAAGAGAATGAGCATGCGGCTACCGCAAAGGATGCTAATCCTCAATCTGTCATGTCTGCCAATAGTTCAACTGCCAGGCTGGAAGATGGAGATTTCTTGATCAGGAAGAAAACTAACTCAGGTGGTAAAAGTGAATTTGTCGAGGAACCGAATTCAGAGGTCAGAAATGACACGATGTCCTTGTTTCAGAAGAACTTGGGAATTGAGAGCTTGGAAAACAGGCGTTGCTTCTCAAATGACGTTAATCAAAGAGTCATGCCTGATATAGTATGTGATACTCATGAATCAGTGAAAGGTGCTGGTGGGGCACCTGATGCTAAAAAAATCACAGAGAAGGAAGTTCCTATGAAGAAAAGGGAGATCAATCGACTTAAAGATGAATTGTTTGGTAGTGATTTGGATAAGGATGACTCGGTGGAATCTTTATCTGACCTAAGCGGTGACAAAGATGAACACCAAGAAGTAAGAAGTAGATCAGTGGAACTCCAGTTAAAAAGTTTTCAGACAAATGCTTCTGTTGATAGCATGGAAGGTGGCAGGAGCAAATGCAGCAGATCAGTCCCTTCATTTAGAGCTGATTCTGATATATCCGAGAGTGAAAGGGATTCTAGTGGGGCTTTCTCTCTGAGAAAGAAAGCTGTTATGAAAGCTGCAAGCCATAAACCTGACCAACCAAGGATGCCTCACACGGAGAAGCAATTATCTGAAGGCAAAAAGAAATTAGCAGAACATCAACGTAGTTTGAAGCCAGCTGCAGATGTGGCAGAGGTTAAAGGGGTTTCTGCTACTCTCAAAAACAAGAAGAGTTCTAAGAAGGATGTCCCGGTGGCTCATGTATTTGATGCACAGTTGGAAAAACCCACAAATCAACTGGATTCTCTGGGTAGACCTCCAAGTGATAAGTTGAAGAAATCTAAACTGGAGGCACGTAAAGGACAACATGCATCTTCTGCTAAATCAAAACAGATGCCAAACAAAAAAGTTGATAGTCATGTGGCATGTGCAACCCCTATGAAGGATCCTTCAGCCGTGGGCATACAGGGTGCGAAAGAGCTGACATCTGGAGCTGAGCCAGCAGTTGAAGCTGTCGTTATTGAAGAAGATTGGGTTGCCTGTGATAAATGTGAGAAGTGGCGTCTTCTTCCATATGGTACAAAACCCGAGCAACTGCCTGAGAGGTGGATGTGCAGTATGTTATACTGGCT GCCTGGAATGAACCACTGTGACATTAGTGAGGAAGAAACAACAAGAGCTCTTCATGCCCTGTACCAAATGCCCCTCCCTGATAACCTAAATGGCCTTCAAAATCATGCTGGTCGAAGTGCCTCTGGAGTAATTTcagctgatatgcatgggctcgGCAGTAACAGTCAGATTGCGGGTTTTTACATGGCTAATGGAGGAAAGAAGAAACATAAATTAAGAGAAACACCAAACACAACCAGCAATCATGGTCCAATGTTGACCACAAACTCAAACTTGCAGCATGAGCTGATCAAAAGCAGAAGTTTGAAGAATGTGAACCAACCTATAGCTGAATCAAATTCAATTAGCAAATCCAGTGCACAGATTCCAGTTAAGTCGTCTGATGTCCTTGGCAAACATTTGAACACACCGAAGGAGCGCATGGCTAATG GTGGTGAAAAGCCAAAAAAGAAATCGAAAAGGGAATCCGATCAATATGATCAAAGGGatctgaaaaaattaaaaatcaaaagtgACCAGGCGTTTGTGGCTACTAAGGAAGTTGTGACGGGTATCCAGGACTACCATGAACGTGGTGATTTGAAGGAGACAATGCCCGGGCTGGCAGAAAGGTCACAAATTTTGGAAAAGAAGCATGGCAACCGAGTCCGGGATTCAAGGGATAGTGGCTCGATTGACTTAAAAACTAATATTGGAAGAGAAATTTctgtaaagaaaagaaaattgaggGATCAAGGCTATATAATGAATTCACAAAGTAATGGTAATCAATTGGGCGACAGTGATGGCAATGCACTTGTGGGAGAGGTTAGTGGTGAAAGTGGTTTCAGAAAACAGAAgaaacccaaggtgttttattCTGAGAAAAAGGAGTCCAGTACATGCAAGGGTGAAGAGAAATCATCAAGAATAAGAGCTACAATTACTAAAATTGTTCTACCAGGAACCAGGGATTTTCCTAGAGACAGAAGTGTAGAAAGAGAGCATCAGACTAAAAAGCCTAGAGTGAAGGTTCAGTCAAGATTGACGATGGAAGATATTGATTCATTGAAAAAGGACTTGGGATCTGAACAGTTATCAACGGCTGCCACTTCAAGCTCTTCAAAAGTTTCCGATTCCCGGAAACGTAGAGCAAATCACCAAGTGAAAGGCTCACCTGTAGGGTCCGTTTCCTCATCTCCCCTGAGGATGTTCATCACGAGTAAGGCTTCACCTGCAAGAAGGGATAGTTCAGGGAGAGATGATGCTCCATTGGATGATGTTGGATGTTCAAGAAAATATTTGGATGGGGATGGCGGTTTTGAGAGTGATAAATCTAGGATCTTGATAAAGGGAAAAAGACCAGGTGTTCCTCATCCGGAGGTTTATGAAAGTTCTTTGCTAGATTTCCGGGGTACCGATGCCAGGGAAAAAATTGAATCATGTGTTGTACATTCTTCTGAGGTTGGAAATAGCCATATGGGTAATAGTAATGTTGATGTTCTGGAGGAATGTAGCCCCTATATGACTGAGAAACATGCTGCATATTGCTCTGATGGCAACGGTAGAGTGAGCAAGAaacatgtttctatgcttaacgAACATAAATCTGTCAAAAATTCTTCTTTTCAATGTAAGGTGAAAGGCGGGAATGCTGGTTTTAATACTCAAAGGGTAGAAGAGAATATATCTGGTCAACTGGGCAGCAAGGAAGTCCTGAATTCAAAGATTGACCATAATAATCTTGACTCTAGTACGAAATCTGTAAAAAACAATCAGAAAATTAATAACAAAGATCCTACACATTGTAGTGGTAGCAGGAAAGAGCACCGATTGAAGCATGATTGTATTGGGTCAACTACAAAGTTGAATAGTGTGTGCGACATGGAAGGAAAAGTTCTTACAAAGCAAAAAGCTCATCAAGAAATTGATGCTCGAATTGCAACAAATGGTAGATCAACACAGACAGAATCCAGGGATCCAAGGTCACAAGTTGGTGTACATACTGAAGATAAATTAGGCACATCAGTTATTAAGAGCAAACCTGCTTCAGGTTCCCAGAAAGGAAGTTTTAAAGATGTAGGTATGGCTAATACTTCTGTAAGTGCCAGAGTGTCAAGTATGCTAAAAGATCCTGGCATCGGTATGTGTCAAAATGTGAGTCACAACAACATGGGGCATTTGGAGCCTGATCATTGTGCGGTGCAGGAATCCAGTGGTCCCACCCCCTCAAAAAGGGAGACCTCTAGTCAGACTGCTTCTATTGTCTTGAGAAAAGCTGAAGAGCTTAGAGATTTTGCTGATCGTCTTAAG AACTCTGGATTGCATGATGATTATAATCAAGCTTATTTCCAAGCAGCATTAAAGTTTCTTCAGGGTGCTTCGCTTTTAGAAAGCTCAAATGCGGAAAGTAGTAAATCCGGGGAGATGAATCAATTACAAATCTATAATATCACAGCCAAACTTTGCGA AACTTGTGCACTTGAATATGAGAAACGCGATGAAACTGCCACTGCTGCTTTGGCCTATAAGTGTATGGAGGTTGCATACATGAGGGTGGTATACTGCAAAAATATGAGTTTGAGTAGAATTTGGCATGATCTGCAAGCAAGTTTGCAAGTTCCCCCTCAAG GTGAATCTCCTTCATCTTCCGCATCTGATGTTGACAACACACACAATCAAACAGTGGCAGAGAAAACTGCTTTATCTAGAGGCAGTGGTTCTAATGCTGGAAGTCATGTCATTGCTCCTCGAAACCGTCCTAGTTTTGTTCGTCTGCTTGACCTT ACAAAGGATGTAAATTCTGCAATGGAGGCATCTAGGAAAGCACAGAATGCTTTTGCAGCTGCCACAAACCTTGAAGAGGCAGAGAACAAAGACGCTTTCATTTCCGTTAAACGGGTAATTGACTTCAGTTTCCAGGATGTAGAGGAGCTAATACATTTGGTGGAGCAAGCTATCGAGGCAATTAACCATAATGGTTTTGGTGGCGGTAGAGGATAA